In a single window of the Acyrthosiphon pisum isolate AL4f chromosome X, pea_aphid_22Mar2018_4r6ur, whole genome shotgun sequence genome:
- the LOC103308845 gene encoding piggyBac transposable element-derived protein 4-like has protein sequence MISDEDILLHLDEIIANEDEFIDDINFDIENNDIEVTELEVTDPPSPDHSPIVQRNFRPKEHYFDSSKCGVQKHEFGLNSNSSKLEFFKAFVSEFLLGKVAFETNRYAKQYIQSNEISHQSRVNAWKDTNVDEMYTFLATTILMSRNKKLDMKDYWSTDPLLSSPIFRQIISRNRYLLLHQMLHFCNNENQEKGNRLFKLDVVLDEIRTNFKAGMVPFQNIVIDESLVLWKGRLSFKQFIKTKRHRFGIKFFVLCDVETDFILDFIIYTGTETRLLPYDANIGISGAVVKTLIAPYLNKGYNLYTDNWYTSPILAQYLYKKKTTITGTVRKNRRGMPELKNKLAVGDVQSAHSKNIMVLKWVDRREVFMLSTKFDSNLDNSGNILNAFSAFKTVTGQNMPLANFQLEVIRQLLEKYGGNTVSPRGRPCTKDQPFRLSARHFPSDVKKLASGKVQRRKCIVCTRNNKRKDTMYMCQECDVGLCATPCFAIYHTKQNYLAKPLYA, from the exons ATGATCTCAGATGAGGACATATTACTCCACTTAGATGAAATTATTGCAAATGAAGATGAATTTATAGATGACATAAATTTTGATATCGAGAATAATG ATATTGAGGTGACTGAGCTGGAGGTTACAGATCCGCCGTCTCCTGATCATTCTCCAATAGTCCAAA GAAACTTTAGGCCAAAAGaacattattttgattcatCCAAG tgtGGAGTTCAAAAACATGAGTTTGGTTTGAATAGCAACTCAAGTAAACTAgaattttttaaagcatttgtTTCTGAATTTTTACTTGGCAAAGTAGCATTTGAGACTAATAGGTATgctaaacaatatatacaatctaATGAAATCTCACATCAGTCTAGAGTGAATGCTTGGAAGGATACAAATGTGGATGagatgtatacatttttagcaaCTACTATACTGATGTCAAGAAACAAAAAACTCGATATGAAAGACTACTGGTCTACTGACCCATTACTGAGCTCGCCTATTTTCAGACAAATAATTTCTAGAAATAGATACTTATTATTACATCAAATGCTTCATTTCTGCAACAATGAAAATCAAGAAAAAGGAAACCGTCTTTTCAAATTAGATGTTGTATTAGATGAAATTCGCACAAATTTTAAGGCTGGAATGGTGCCTTTTCAAAATATAGTGATTGATGAAAGCTTAGTCCTCTGGAAGGGTAGACTAAGCTTTAagcaatttataaaaacaaagagGCATCGCTTCGGAATAAAATTTTTTGTCCTCTGTGATGTTGAAACTGACTTCAtccttgattttattatatatactggaACTGAAACAAGATTACTTCCATATGATGCAAATATTGGCATATCAGGAGCTGTTGTAAAAACTCTTATTGCACCATACTTGAACAAAGGGTATAACTTGTATACTGATAATTGGTATACTTCCCCAATATTAGCTcagtatttatacaaaaaaaaaaccacaataacAGGAACAGTAAGAAAAAACAGACGAGGAATGcccgaattaaaaaataaattagctgTTGGAGATGTACAAAGTgctcattcaaaaaatattatggttttgaaaTGGGTTGACAGAAGAGAAGTATTCATGTTATCTACCAAGTTTGATAGTAATCTGGATAATTCTGGCAA cattttaaatgcATTCTCTGCTTTCAAAACAGTCACTGGACAGAATATGCCACTTGCAAATTTCCAACTTGAAGTAATTCGACaactattagaaaaatatgGTGGAAATACAGTAAGCCCCAGAGGAAGACCATGTACAAAAGATCAACCATTTCGACTATCAGCTCGGCATTTTCCATCAGATGTGAAAAAATTAGCTTCAGGAAAAGTACAAAGGAGAAAATGCATAGTTTGTACCAGAAACAACAAAAGAAAGGATACAATGTACATGTGTCAAGAATGTGATGTCGGTCTGTGTGCTACACCATGTTTTGCCATTTACCAcactaaacaaaattatttggcc aaaCCACTGTACGCTTAA